From the Pomacea canaliculata isolate SZHN2017 linkage group LG14, ASM307304v1, whole genome shotgun sequence genome, one window contains:
- the LOC112555569 gene encoding uncharacterized protein LOC112555569: MGREHTAKWFLPSFLLASAALHNEEGQIRNKRKFFPSSQTETKLKGGDWVECSAEIPALLSGSAAHRVHCRLLNTGSTNTVCGYTGLDHTASPSVLSVLAPVSGGVIVTLLQRRRCAHTEEQRKCLTTTTTTAIMAAPLGVYRNDRTETFTPRIHRDPSELLTGQSEIRLTRQDTTASFYVTTFKGDRHRHYVTGVDRLSSYLECQLWLVNSHNVFHWTHEMLTHWLRELEALDQETVLTLVATTYKNNRRVDTYLEVVFIPIHLDGRGVGSQVKHGYEILIRAIQKQTVIIKVTNVSFQRPAQQIRIRHGAQYGHFLRAESNCQSLSMTYDASGCEHVFTCYKFVGDDDTLDRVVFLCVLQVYGKSQFIVPSPTSSRLTTLKSSALDTSIDSLKEADPRFFAMVTSGQGEETYFLRPLMFQNYFIYYDAVDGLKLKLCDPPPYDERFLENVSNFTFEFLPAPPSDLQR, translated from the exons ATGGGGCGTGAACACACAGCCAAATGGTTTCTTCCGTCGTTCTTGCTGGCTTCAGCAGCTCTTCACA ACGAGGAAGGACAAATACGAAACAAGAGGAAATTCTTCCCTTCATCACAAACCGAAACTAAGCTAAAGGGCGGCGACTGGGTTGAATGCAGCGCGGAAATCCCCGCCCTGCTCTCGGGGTCAGCTGCTCACAGGGttcactgtcgtctgctgaacACGGGAAGTACAAACACAGTTTGTGGCTACACGGGGCTGGATCACACCGCCTCGCCGTCCGTGCTGTCAGTCCTCGCCCCAGTCAGTGGTGGTGTTATCGTCACACTACTACAACGACGACGTtgtgcacacacagaggagCAGCGGAAgtgcttgacaacaacaacaaccactgcCATCATGGCGGCACCACTCGGTGTATACCGTAATGAC AGAACAGAGACGTTCACCCCACGCATCCATCGTGACCCCTCCGAGTTGCTTACCGGTCAGTCGGAGATCAGACTAACGAGACAGGACACAACCGCCAGCTTCTACGTCACAACTTTCAAGGGCGACAGGCATCGGCATTACGTCACTGGAGTGGACAGGTTAAG CTCCTACCTCGAGTGCCAGCTGTGGCTGGTCAACAGTCACAATGTCTTTCACTGGACACACGAAATGCTGACACACTGGCTGCGGGAACTGGAAGCCTTGGACCAGGAGACAGTCTTG acTCTGGTTGCGACTACATACAAGAACAATAGAAGGGTGGACACCTACCTTGAAGTTGTCTTCATTCCGATTCATCTGGATGGAAGAGGGGTGGGTAGTCAAG tgaaaCACGGTTATGAGATTCTGATCCGTGCGATACAGAAGCAAACCGTCATCATCAAGGTGACCAACGTCAGCTTCCAACGACCTGCTCAACAAATCAGGATTCGACACGGCGCCCAGTACGGTCATTTTCTGCGAGCAGAATCCAACTGCCAGTCGTTGAGCATGACCTACGATGCCAGTGGCTGTGAAC ATGTCTTCACGTGCTACAAGTTCGTGGGCGACGATGACACCCTGGACCGCGTGGTGTTCCTGTGTGTGCTCCAGGTGTACGGAAAGAGTCAGTTCATCGTGCCCAGCCCCACCTCCAGTCGCCTGACCACCTTAAAG AGCAGCGCCCTGGACACCAGCATTGACAGCCTGAAGGAGGCTGACCCGAGGTTTTTCGCCATGGTCACCTCAGGACAGGGGGAGGAGACCTACTTCCTCCGGCCGCTCATGTTCCAAA ATTACTTTATTTACTACGATGCGGTGGACGGATTGAAGCTGAAGCTCTGTGACCCTCCGCCCTACGACGAGAGATTTCTGGAAAATGTCAGCAACTTCACCTTCGAGTTTCTGCCGGCGCCACCCAGCGACCTGCAGCGATAG